CCATCAACGTCACCAAGCTGTTCCGGAACTGGTCGATGTTTGACGTGCTCGCGCAGGTCGTGATTCCCACGCTGTGGAAAATCGATACGCCCGCGATTCACGTTTGGGCAGCCGGCTGCTCGAGCGGCGAGGAGCCGTATTCGCTCGCGGTGCTCTTTCATCGTTATGCAGCGATGCACGGTCAGCTCGCGCGCATCGATCGGCTCGACGTTCTGGGGACGGACATCGATCGCGCGAGCCTGAACGCGGCCGAGCAGGGACAGTTTCCGGAGTCCGGGTTCGAGGAGACGCCGGACGAGTTACGTGAGCGATACTTCTCGGCGAATGCGCCGTTCACGATCGTGCCCGTCATCAAGCAGCACGTGCGCTTTCAGCGGCGCGATCTGCTGGACGAGTTTCCGTCGATGCCGGGCGGATTCCAACTCGTCACCTGCCGCAACGTGCTCATTTACTTCGACCGGGAGACCCAGGAGCGACTGCTGCTGCGCTTCCACGAGGCACTCGCGCCCGGCGGTTATCTCGTGCTCGGCAAGGTCGAAACGCTGCTCGGGGCGGTCCGCTCTCGTTTTGCTGCCATCGACGCGCGCGAGCGCATCTTCCGCCGTCTATGATCGAAGCCGATCCGAGCACGGAGATCCGTGTCAAGGTCGCCGAGTGCGCGGTGGGCCGCGATGATCAAACGCTCATCACCATCGGGCTCGGCTCGTGCGTCGCGATCGTACTCTACGACGGGGCGGCGCGCATCGGCGGCCTCGCCCACACGCTGCTGCCTGACGAATCGATGGCGCGCGACCGCTCGAATCCCGCGAAGTTTCCATCGTCGGCGGTGGCTCTGCTGATCGCCGAGATGATGCGCCTCGGCGCCGACCTCCGCCGGGTGCGCGCCAAGCTCGTCGGCGGCGCCAGCATGTTCTCGAGCCTCATTCCGGTCGGCAGCATCAACATCGGCGACCGCAACGTCATCGCCGCTCGTCAGGCATTGCGCGCCTGCGGCGTTCCGATCGTCGCCGAAGATGTCGGCAGCGACCACGGTCGCAGCGTTCACTTCTTTCTCGAGGATGGCCGCGTCGAAGTTCGATCGCTGAAAAAGGGCAATCGTGTCCTCTAGCGCGACGCCGTCGGGGGCGCAGCCGGTCGTCGACGGCGCGAGACGCACCGTCCTCGTCGTCGACGACAGCGCGTTCATGCGACGGCTGATCACACAAATCCTCGAGGGCTCCGGCGAATTTCAGGTCGCCGCCACCGCACGCAACGGGCTCGACGCACTGCAGAAGATTCACGCGCTCGATCCCAACCTCGTGACGATGGACGTCGACATGCCGGAGCTCGACGGCTTGCAGGCGTTAGGCTACATCATGAGCGAGACGCCGCGGCCTGTCGTCATGCTCAGCGCGGCGACGACACACTCGGGGCATGATGCGACGCTCCGCGCGCTCGAGCTCGGGGCTGTCGACTTCGTGCGCAAGCCGTCGGGACCGATCAGTCTCGATCTCGCGCGCGTCACAGATCGGCTCCTCGGCGCGCTCCGCGCCGCCGCGCAGGCGAACGTCCGCGGCGTCCGCATGCTTGCGCTCACGCGCCTGCCCATACGCGGCACACCGGCGAGGCCCGTGCCCGCGGTCGCGCCGACGGCCACCAAGCAGTACGCGATTCCAGCGGGAGCCGGCGCGACGCGCATCGTGGCAATTGCCTCGTCGACGGGCGGTCCGCGCGCGCTCGCCGAAGTCATTCCAAGTCTTCCGCGCTCGCTGGGTGCCGCCGTGCTCGTCGTGCAGCACATGCCGGCTGGATTCACGAAGAGTCTCGCGCAACGACTGCACGCGATGAGCAAGCTGCCGGTGAGCGAGGCCGAAGCGGGAGAGCCGGTACTCTCCGATCGCGTCTATCTCGCGCCGGGCGGATTACACATGGCCCTGACCGGGAACGCCGGTGCCGCGGCGATCACACTCGAGAGCTCGCCACCGATCTGGGGCGTGCGCCCGTCGGCCGATCCGTTGTTCCGTTCCGTCGCCGAACGCTTCGGCATCGATGTCGTGGCGGTCGTGCTCACCGGCATGGGACGCGACGGCGCGGACGGGACGCGCGCGATTCGGCGAGCGGGGGGACGCGCGGTGCTTCAGGATCGTGCGACGTCGACGATTTTCGGAATGCCTAACGCGGCACTGCAAGTTGCCGGCGCGGATCGCGTCGCCGCGCTCGGCGAGATCGCGCCGGCAATCGTCGCGATGCTGCGCGGGGCCTAGGCTAGGGGCTTAGGGGCTAGGGCTAGGGGCTAGCCCCTGGCCCCTAGCCCCTCAATACGTGACTGGCGCCACGGCCCAACTGTCATACTCAGGAAGCGGTACGCCCTCCTGACGAATGCCATTTCGGCTTCCATGACATCCAAATCCGGCGACGAAGGACCAGCCGTTCTGTCGATCGAGGACTTCGCGGCCTCGATCGCCGCGTC
The sequence above is a segment of the Gemmatimonadaceae bacterium genome. Coding sequences within it:
- a CDS encoding protein-glutamate O-methyltransferase CheR; the protein is MISRRQDTRSDALPPSASQLDHEFEELTRKISRDRGFACASYKEKCLRRRIAVRMRARGVHSYADYARVLDSDTAEYDRLLDALTINVTKLFRNWSMFDVLAQVVIPTLWKIDTPAIHVWAAGCSSGEEPYSLAVLFHRYAAMHGQLARIDRLDVLGTDIDRASLNAAEQGQFPESGFEETPDELRERYFSANAPFTIVPVIKQHVRFQRRDLLDEFPSMPGGFQLVTCRNVLIYFDRETQERLLLRFHEALAPGGYLVLGKVETLLGAVRSRFAAIDARERIFRRL
- a CDS encoding chemotaxis protein CheD, translating into MIEADPSTEIRVKVAECAVGRDDQTLITIGLGSCVAIVLYDGAARIGGLAHTLLPDESMARDRSNPAKFPSSAVALLIAEMMRLGADLRRVRAKLVGGASMFSSLIPVGSINIGDRNVIAARQALRACGVPIVAEDVGSDHGRSVHFFLEDGRVEVRSLKKGNRVL
- a CDS encoding chemotaxis response regulator protein-glutamate methylesterase codes for the protein MSSSATPSGAQPVVDGARRTVLVVDDSAFMRRLITQILEGSGEFQVAATARNGLDALQKIHALDPNLVTMDVDMPELDGLQALGYIMSETPRPVVMLSAATTHSGHDATLRALELGAVDFVRKPSGPISLDLARVTDRLLGALRAAAQANVRGVRMLALTRLPIRGTPARPVPAVAPTATKQYAIPAGAGATRIVAIASSTGGPRALAEVIPSLPRSLGAAVLVVQHMPAGFTKSLAQRLHAMSKLPVSEAEAGEPVLSDRVYLAPGGLHMALTGNAGAAAITLESSPPIWGVRPSADPLFRSVAERFGIDVVAVVLTGMGRDGADGTRAIRRAGGRAVLQDRATSTIFGMPNAALQVAGADRVAALGEIAPAIVAMLRGA